In one window of Bizionia sp. M204 DNA:
- the alaS gene encoding alanine--tRNA ligase — translation MKSQDIRSKFLQFFKDKQHSVVPSAPMVLKDDPTLMFVNSGMAPFKEYFLGNAEPKNNRIADSQKCLRVSGKHNDLEEVGYDTYHHTLFEMLGNWSFGDYFKKEAIAWAWELLVDEFGIDKDILYVTVFEGDDADGIPMDQEAYDFWKELISEDRILMGNKKDNFWEMGDQGPCGPCSEIHVDIRSAEEKAKVSGKDLVNMDHPQVVEIWNLVFMQYNRKANGSLVSLPNKHIDTGMGFERLCMVLQGVTSNYDTDVFTPIIREIETITDKDYGKEEKIDVAIRVISDHVRAVAFSIADGQLPSNTGAGYVIRRILRRAIRYSFTFLDQKEPFIYRLVDVLSKKMGEAFPELKSQKQLIENVIKEEEASFLRTLDQGLVLLDGIVKNTSGDTVSGEKAFELYDTYGFPIDLTALILSEQGLKLDEKGFKEHLEKQKKRSRAASEMSTDDWTILIDDAVQEFIGYDALEAKVKITRYRKVTSKKDGDMYQLVFNLTPFYAEGGGQVGDKGYLEDANGDIVYILDTKKENNVVMHFAKNLPENIEDTFTATVDAKQRYRTECNHTATHLLHQALREILGPHVEQKGSAVHSKYLRFDFSHFSKLSAEELRDVEHFVNARIAGKLPLQEQRNMPMDKAIEAGAMALFGEKYGDTVRMVRFGQSVELCGGTHVKNTGDIWFFKIVSEGAVAAGIRRVEAITNDALKDYFVDVNRAFNDMKVLLNNNEPVKALQNLQEENSSLKKQVEALLKDKAKNLKGDLKSELTVVNGVQFLAKKIDLAAGGIKDLCFELGSQFDNLFLLFAAENDGKALLSCYVSKELVASKGLNAGQIVRELGKYIQGGGGGQPFFATAGGKNPGGIEEALEAAKKYLD, via the coding sequence ATGAAGTCTCAAGATATACGCTCAAAATTTCTACAATTTTTTAAGGATAAGCAACATAGCGTTGTGCCATCAGCACCAATGGTTTTAAAGGACGATCCCACTTTAATGTTTGTTAATTCCGGTATGGCACCTTTTAAAGAGTATTTTTTAGGAAATGCAGAGCCTAAAAATAACCGAATTGCCGATTCGCAAAAATGTTTGCGCGTTTCTGGAAAACATAATGATTTGGAGGAAGTTGGTTATGATACCTACCACCATACGCTTTTTGAAATGTTAGGGAATTGGAGTTTTGGCGATTATTTTAAAAAAGAAGCTATTGCTTGGGCTTGGGAATTACTAGTTGATGAGTTCGGGATTGATAAAGATATATTATATGTAACCGTTTTTGAAGGCGATGACGCAGACGGAATTCCAATGGACCAAGAGGCCTATGATTTTTGGAAAGAATTGATTTCTGAAGATCGTATTCTTATGGGAAATAAAAAAGATAACTTTTGGGAAATGGGAGACCAAGGGCCATGTGGGCCTTGTAGTGAAATTCATGTTGATATTCGTTCAGCTGAAGAAAAAGCTAAAGTATCTGGTAAAGATTTGGTGAATATGGATCATCCACAAGTAGTGGAAATCTGGAATTTGGTGTTTATGCAGTATAATCGTAAAGCCAACGGTTCATTAGTGTCTTTGCCAAATAAGCATATTGATACAGGTATGGGGTTTGAGCGTTTATGTATGGTTTTACAAGGCGTAACATCCAACTATGATACCGATGTTTTTACACCAATTATTCGTGAAATAGAAACCATAACAGATAAGGATTATGGAAAAGAAGAAAAGATTGATGTTGCTATTCGTGTAATTTCAGATCACGTGCGTGCTGTAGCATTTTCCATTGCAGATGGTCAATTACCTAGTAATACTGGAGCGGGTTATGTAATTCGTAGAATTTTACGTCGAGCTATTCGCTATAGTTTTACCTTTTTAGATCAGAAAGAACCATTTATTTATAGGTTGGTAGATGTTTTAAGTAAGAAAATGGGCGAAGCTTTCCCGGAATTGAAATCTCAAAAACAACTAATTGAAAATGTAATTAAAGAAGAGGAAGCCTCTTTTTTAAGAACGTTAGATCAAGGATTGGTGCTTTTAGATGGTATTGTGAAAAACACATCTGGCGATACCGTTTCAGGTGAAAAAGCCTTTGAATTATATGATACCTATGGTTTTCCTATAGATTTAACCGCTTTAATTCTTTCTGAACAAGGACTGAAATTAGACGAAAAGGGATTTAAGGAACATTTAGAAAAGCAGAAAAAAAGGTCGCGTGCAGCTAGTGAAATGTCCACAGACGATTGGACCATCTTAATTGATGATGCGGTTCAGGAATTTATAGGGTATGATGCATTAGAAGCAAAAGTTAAAATTACACGTTACCGTAAAGTGACTTCTAAAAAAGATGGTGATATGTATCAGCTGGTTTTTAACTTAACGCCATTTTATGCAGAAGGTGGTGGGCAAGTTGGTGACAAAGGGTATTTAGAAGATGCCAATGGCGATATTGTGTATATCCTAGATACCAAGAAGGAGAATAACGTGGTTATGCATTTTGCTAAAAATTTACCAGAAAATATTGAAGATACGTTTACAGCAACTGTAGATGCAAAACAACGTTATAGAACCGAATGTAATCATACAGCAACTCATTTATTACACCAAGCTTTGCGCGAAATTTTAGGACCTCATGTGGAGCAAAAAGGAAGTGCTGTTCATTCTAAATATTTACGATTTGATTTTTCGCATTTCTCTAAATTATCTGCGGAAGAATTACGCGATGTTGAGCATTTTGTAAATGCACGTATTGCAGGAAAATTACCTTTGCAAGAACAACGCAACATGCCAATGGATAAAGCTATTGAAGCTGGAGCCATGGCCTTATTTGGCGAAAAATATGGTGATACCGTTCGTATGGTTCGTTTTGGACAGTCTGTTGAATTATGTGGTGGAACTCATGTGAAGAATACAGGTGATATTTGGTTCTTTAAAATTGTGTCAGAAGGTGCTGTTGCAGCTGGAATCCGACGTGTTGAAGCCATTACCAACGATGCTTTAAAAGATTATTTTGTTGATGTAAATAGAGCATTTAATGATATGAAAGTGCTTTTAAATAATAACGAACCCGTTAAAGCACTTCAAAATTTACAGGAGGAAAATAGTAGTCTAAAAAAACAAGTAGAAGCGTTGTTAAAGGACAAAGCCAAAAATTTAAAAGGCGATTTAAAATCAGAATTAACAGTGGTAAATGGTGTTCAGTTTTTAGCTAAAAAAATAGATTTAGCCGCAGGAGGTATTAAAGATTTGTGTTTTGAATTGGGTAGCCAGTTTGATAATTTGTTTTTATTATTTGCCGCTGAAAATGATGGAAAAGCCTTGTTGTCTTGCTATGTTTCTAAAGAACTTGTAGCAAGTAAAGGTTTAAACGCTGGACAAATTGTTAGAGAATTAGGCAAGTATATCCAAGGTGGAGGTGGAGGTCAACCGTTTTTTGCAACAGCAGGCGGTAAAAATCCAGGTGGTATAGAGGAAGCTCTTGAAGCGGCTAAAAAATATTTAGATTAA
- a CDS encoding M23 family metallopeptidase, producing MSKVKYYYDSETLSYRKIERRKRRTFKYIGLFILAAGLFGFLTMFITSQYIESPQEKALKRELSNMQLQYQLLNKKMDQAQLVLEDVANRDNHIYRLYFETNPIPDEQRRAGFGGVNRYKNLEGFDNSKLIIESNKRIDMLQKQIVVQSKSLDEIAKLAEEKEKLLEAIPAIQPVSNEDLTRMASGYGYRTDPFTKVRKFHYGMDFTAPRGTPVYASGDGVVTRADSQSSGYGKHIRIDHGFGYVSLYGHLYKYNVKKNQKVKRGDLIGFVGNTGRSSGAHLHYEIFKDDERINPLNFYYGNLSAEEFDELLKHATLENQSLD from the coding sequence ATGAGTAAGGTAAAATATTATTACGATTCTGAAACGCTCTCCTACAGGAAAATTGAGCGCAGGAAAAGACGCACCTTTAAATACATCGGGCTTTTTATTTTAGCCGCTGGATTATTTGGGTTTCTTACTATGTTTATTACCAGTCAATATATTGAATCGCCTCAAGAAAAGGCATTAAAACGCGAGCTGTCTAATATGCAATTGCAGTATCAATTGTTAAACAAAAAAATGGATCAAGCCCAATTGGTTTTAGAGGATGTTGCCAATCGTGATAACCATATCTATCGATTATATTTTGAAACCAACCCAATTCCTGATGAACAACGACGCGCTGGTTTTGGCGGTGTAAACCGTTACAAAAACTTGGAAGGTTTTGATAACTCTAAACTTATTATAGAAAGCAATAAGCGTATTGATATGCTACAAAAACAAATTGTAGTGCAGTCCAAATCATTAGATGAAATTGCTAAACTAGCTGAAGAAAAAGAAAAATTATTGGAAGCTATTCCAGCCATTCAACCTGTAAGCAATGAAGATTTAACACGCATGGCATCTGGTTATGGCTATAGAACAGATCCCTTTACAAAGGTTCGGAAATTCCATTACGGCATGGATTTTACGGCGCCGCGAGGCACTCCTGTTTACGCTTCTGGTGATGGCGTTGTAACGCGTGCTGATAGCCAATCGTCAGGATATGGCAAACATATTCGGATTGATCATGGCTTTGGCTATGTTAGTTTATATGGGCACCTTTATAAATATAACGTCAAGAAAAACCAGAAAGTAAAACGTGGTGATTTAATTGGTTTTGTTGGAAATACAGGCCGTTCTTCAGGAGCACATTTACATTACGAGATTTTTAAAGATGATGAACGCATCAATCCGTTAAATTTCTATTATGGCAATCTTTCAGCCGAAGAATTTGACGAGCTTTTAAAACATGCAACGCTTGAAAACCAATCTTTAGACTAA
- a CDS encoding MerR family transcriptional regulator — MHINLPEKRYYGIGEVAKAFGVNTSLIRFWEKEFDVLQPKKNAKGNRKFTPDDIQNLKLIFHLVKERGFTLDGAKIHLKEEKQQTLNNFEIISKLEDVKAQLIKIKEQL, encoded by the coding sequence ATGCATATCAACTTACCCGAAAAACGTTATTATGGAATTGGTGAAGTTGCCAAGGCTTTTGGTGTAAACACCTCTTTAATCCGTTTTTGGGAAAAAGAGTTTGATGTATTACAGCCGAAAAAGAATGCTAAAGGCAATCGGAAATTTACACCTGATGATATTCAGAATTTGAAACTCATTTTTCATTTGGTTAAAGAGCGTGGGTTTACGCTTGATGGTGCTAAAATTCACTTAAAAGAAGAGAAACAGCAAACACTTAATAATTTTGAAATTATTAGCAAGTTAGAAGATGTCAAAGCACAACTTATTAAAATTAAAGAACAGTTGTAA
- a CDS encoding LemA family protein, whose protein sequence is MKKWLIPVIIIGVLAVAIYSWAVGFNNTAVEYEADAKTAWADVESSYQRRNDLIGNLVKTVQGAADFERTTLREVIEARAKATSTTIDASNLTADNMAQFQQAQSGLSGALSKLLVSVERYPELKANQNFLELQSQLEGTENRINVARDRYNESVNIYDKHIKKFPGSFLAGIFGFEEMPRYKADPGSENAPDVDFEF, encoded by the coding sequence ATGAAAAAATGGTTAATTCCTGTTATAATTATTGGCGTTCTTGCAGTAGCAATTTACTCTTGGGCTGTTGGATTCAATAATACAGCAGTAGAATATGAAGCAGACGCTAAAACAGCTTGGGCAGATGTAGAAAGCTCCTACCAACGTCGTAACGACTTAATTGGAAACTTGGTAAAAACAGTTCAAGGTGCTGCCGATTTTGAACGTACAACCTTAAGAGAAGTTATAGAAGCACGTGCTAAAGCAACGTCCACGACTATTGATGCCAGCAATTTAACTGCAGATAATATGGCGCAATTTCAACAAGCACAATCGGGCTTAAGTGGCGCATTATCTAAATTATTAGTATCCGTAGAGCGCTACCCTGAATTGAAAGCAAATCAAAACTTCTTGGAGTTACAATCACAATTAGAAGGCACTGAAAACCGTATTAATGTAGCAAGAGATCGTTATAACGAATCGGTAAATATTTATGACAAGCATATTAAAAAATTCCCAGGAAGCTTTTTAGCAGGAATTTTTGGATTTGAAGAAATGCCTAGATATAAAGCCGATCCAGGAAGTGAAAATGCACCTGATGTTGATTTTGAATTTTAA
- a CDS encoding TPM domain-containing protein, translating to MSKIEEFLTADEEQAIIAAIREAEKNTSGEIRVHLEKTSKIDVFDRAMEVFHYLKMDNTKQQNGVLIYVAVEDRNFVIFGDKGINDVVSDDFWDTTRNAIQTQFKQGNFKQGLVDGILKAGKALEQHFPWEHNDKNELPDTISKG from the coding sequence ATGTCTAAAATTGAAGAATTTTTAACTGCAGACGAAGAGCAAGCTATTATTGCGGCTATTCGCGAAGCTGAAAAAAACACCTCTGGTGAAATTCGTGTTCATTTAGAAAAGACATCCAAGATTGATGTCTTTGATCGTGCGATGGAAGTTTTCCATTATTTAAAAATGGATAATACCAAGCAGCAAAATGGTGTATTAATTTATGTGGCTGTAGAAGATAGAAACTTTGTAATTTTTGGCGACAAAGGCATTAACGATGTGGTTTCAGATGATTTCTGGGATACAACCCGTAATGCCATTCAAACTCAATTTAAACAAGGAAACTTTAAACAAGGTTTAGTAGATGGAATTTTAAAAGCTGGCAAGGCTTTAGAACAACATTTCCCTTGGGAGCACAATGATAAGAATGAGTTACCTGATACCATTTCAAAAGGATAA
- a CDS encoding YgcG family protein, which translates to MPNLKNYIFTPLSIKQFSLICVMLFVGMQSSLAQFTIPEIPKEQTSVYDYIGLLSAPEKRALENKLVKYSDTTSTQIVVAIISSTNGENINYLGAQWGQKWGIGQAKEDNGVLILLARDDKKIAINTGYGVEHLLTDAMSKRIIQNDIIPFFKQNNYPGGLNRGADAIFEVMTGEYQGSRQGDSSGSPIGFFFFLFIVFIFIIIAISKSRRGGGNNGSGNNKSGGFSILDAIILSNLGRGGYGGSSGGFGGSSGGSFGGGGFGGGFGGGGFGGGGASGGW; encoded by the coding sequence ATGCCAAACTTAAAAAATTACATTTTCACACCTTTATCTATTAAACAGTTTAGCCTTATTTGTGTTATGCTGTTTGTAGGTATGCAATCTAGTTTGGCACAGTTTACTATTCCTGAAATCCCGAAAGAACAGACCAGTGTTTATGATTATATAGGTTTATTATCGGCTCCAGAAAAAAGGGCTTTAGAAAATAAATTAGTCAAATATTCGGATACCACATCCACGCAGATTGTAGTTGCTATTATTTCATCAACTAATGGTGAAAACATAAACTATTTAGGGGCACAATGGGGGCAGAAATGGGGAATTGGTCAAGCAAAAGAAGATAATGGTGTATTAATTTTATTAGCGCGTGATGACAAGAAAATTGCCATCAATACCGGTTATGGTGTGGAGCATTTGCTTACAGACGCCATGAGCAAACGTATAATACAAAATGATATCATCCCTTTCTTTAAACAAAATAATTATCCTGGTGGTCTAAACCGAGGTGCAGATGCTATTTTTGAAGTAATGACTGGCGAGTACCAAGGTTCACGACAAGGTGATTCCAGTGGCTCTCCCATAGGTTTTTTCTTCTTCCTCTTTATAGTATTTATTTTTATCATTATTGCTATTTCTAAAAGCCGACGTGGTGGCGGAAACAATGGTTCTGGAAACAATAAATCTGGAGGGTTTAGCATTTTAGACGCTATTATTTTAAGTAATCTAGGACGTGGTGGCTATGGTGGTTCATCAGGTGGTTTCGGAGGATCGTCTGGAGGCAGCTTTGGAGGCGGCGGATTTGGCGGTGGCTTCGGAGGCGGTGGCTTTGGAGGTGGAGGCGCATCTGGAGGATGGTAG
- a CDS encoding outer membrane beta-barrel protein — translation MKNLFFVVFFFAISVAFSQSRPIQISGKIISVDEQLPLESATVHLERLSDSTVITYTISDKEGKFSLEDRISDKSVKLHVSYVGYRTYTKTISLSNPVVNLETINLDVSNELDEVLIKSSAPITIKKDTLEFNVSSFKTKKDATVEDLLKELPGVEVDEDGKIKINGKEVNKILVNGKPFFGDDPTITTKNLTKELIEKIQVVDTKTKAEAFSGEEVDGENKTINLTIKEENNKGVFGRVAAGAGTNERYEGAGMLNYFDNDRRLSVLAGGNNINSPGFSFGEIRKMFGGGYSMSMSSNGAFTIDGRSFGGGEGITKSQNAGLNYADKIGEKTDVSADYFFSGSSSENKTASQRENILPDSRYYTNSVSSSYNDSDSHSANVGFDIEVDSTFLINVDPSFRYSKSTNTYNAAEESLNNDNLLTNNSTSNSYVENTGKNFRNNINITKKFGKKGAFVRVNLTNEINTRESEDFLTSVTNVYGEDVNNPNNPDYVLIDQTERDQFTNGEGDVTNFKSSINYRLPLIAEKLFLDFDYAYARDKSTDTKSTFDKDTQGDFTVFNEDLSTDFEYLDESMTPGMGLSFRNKIWSSRIGFNYVYRTLGNTDLLRPELSIEKRFEALELNGYLRYKFNQKSSFWSSYRLNNEPPRLSQLQAFQNVSDPLNTIVGNPNLEPSNSHRINLGFNAFDWQKRTGFYSYVGGTFTNNQVVSKTTVDDNFVRTTTFANVDGNYQFYANMDYSKDVKIDSLRTVKVSVGVNGNLRRNINFNNEVQYASKVRELSPEVGLRFTWKDVMEFRPRYSVSFTKNKYDLDEFEDREFLEHNLNFSTALFLPKKFEWRNDIDFNYNPNIGVGFQKSAWFWNSTLAYSVLKDAGTVTLKVYDLLDQNTNARRTATQNYIQDSQSTVLEQYFMLSFSWKFNSLGSKGETKDDNFYWD, via the coding sequence ATGAAGAATTTATTCTTTGTAGTCTTCTTTTTTGCTATATCAGTAGCGTTTTCGCAATCTAGACCTATTCAAATTTCAGGTAAAATTATTTCTGTAGATGAACAATTACCGTTGGAATCTGCAACCGTTCATTTGGAGCGTTTGTCGGATAGTACCGTTATTACCTATACTATTTCAGATAAGGAAGGTAAATTTAGTTTAGAAGATCGTATTTCAGATAAATCGGTAAAACTGCACGTCTCCTATGTAGGGTATAGAACCTATACGAAAACTATTTCGTTAAGCAATCCAGTGGTTAATTTAGAAACCATAAATTTAGATGTGAGTAATGAATTGGATGAAGTTTTAATCAAATCATCAGCGCCAATTACTATTAAAAAAGATACTTTAGAATTTAATGTGAGTTCGTTTAAAACGAAAAAAGACGCAACTGTTGAAGATCTTTTAAAAGAATTACCAGGTGTTGAAGTTGATGAAGACGGTAAAATAAAAATTAACGGTAAAGAGGTGAATAAAATTCTTGTTAATGGTAAACCCTTTTTTGGAGATGATCCGACCATTACCACTAAAAACTTAACAAAAGAATTGATTGAAAAAATTCAAGTGGTGGATACCAAAACCAAAGCAGAAGCTTTTTCAGGCGAAGAAGTAGATGGTGAAAATAAAACTATTAACTTAACTATTAAAGAGGAAAATAACAAAGGGGTTTTTGGTCGTGTAGCGGCAGGAGCTGGAACAAACGAGCGTTATGAAGGCGCAGGAATGCTAAACTATTTTGATAACGACCGTCGTTTAAGCGTGTTGGCTGGTGGAAATAATATTAATTCGCCAGGATTTAGTTTTGGAGAAATCCGTAAAATGTTTGGTGGCGGTTATAGTATGTCCATGTCAAGTAATGGGGCTTTTACTATTGATGGTCGGTCTTTTGGTGGTGGAGAAGGGATTACCAAATCACAAAACGCAGGTTTAAATTATGCGGACAAAATTGGTGAAAAAACAGATGTATCAGCCGATTATTTCTTCTCTGGAAGTAGTTCTGAAAACAAAACGGCTTCCCAACGTGAAAATATTTTACCAGATTCTCGATATTATACCAATTCCGTTTCTAGTAGCTATAATGATAGTGATAGTCATTCTGCTAATGTGGGGTTTGATATTGAAGTAGATTCTACATTTTTAATTAACGTTGATCCCTCATTCCGATATTCTAAAAGTACCAATACCTACAATGCAGCGGAAGAATCTTTAAATAATGACAACCTTTTAACCAACAATTCAACATCCAATTCCTATGTGGAGAATACAGGTAAAAATTTTAGAAACAATATTAATATCACTAAAAAGTTTGGTAAAAAAGGTGCATTTGTAAGGGTAAATTTAACCAATGAAATTAATACACGAGAATCTGAAGATTTTTTAACATCGGTAACCAATGTTTATGGGGAAGATGTAAACAATCCTAATAACCCAGATTACGTTTTAATAGATCAAACCGAACGTGATCAATTTACAAATGGAGAAGGTGATGTTACTAATTTTAAATCCAGTATAAATTATCGTTTACCATTAATTGCAGAGAAGTTGTTTTTAGATTTTGATTATGCTTATGCACGCGATAAAAGTACCGACACCAAAAGTACTTTTGATAAAGATACGCAAGGTGATTTTACGGTTTTTAATGAAGATTTAAGTACAGATTTTGAATATTTAGATGAAAGTATGACGCCTGGTATGGGTTTAAGTTTTCGTAATAAAATATGGTCGTCAAGAATTGGATTTAATTATGTGTATAGAACATTAGGAAACACGGATTTATTACGTCCAGAGTTGAGTATTGAAAAACGTTTTGAAGCGCTGGAATTAAATGGCTATTTACGCTATAAGTTTAATCAAAAATCATCCTTTTGGTCTAGCTACCGTTTAAACAATGAGCCACCTAGATTATCGCAACTACAGGCGTTTCAAAATGTGTCAGATCCATTGAATACTATTGTTGGTAATCCTAATTTGGAACCATCCAACAGTCATCGTATAAATTTAGGTTTTAATGCGTTCGATTGGCAAAAACGTACCGGATTCTATTCCTATGTTGGTGGTACTTTTACAAATAACCAAGTAGTTTCTAAAACCACAGTTGATGATAATTTTGTAAGAACAACAACCTTTGCTAACGTAGATGGTAACTACCAGTTTTATGCCAATATGGATTATAGCAAGGATGTTAAAATTGATAGTTTGCGAACGGTAAAAGTAAGCGTTGGTGTTAACGGAAATTTAAGACGAAACATCAACTTTAATAACGAGGTTCAATATGCAAGTAAAGTGCGAGAATTATCGCCAGAAGTTGGGCTTCGTTTTACATGGAAAGATGTTATGGAATTCAGACCACGTTACTCCGTTTCTTTTACAAAAAACAAATACGATTTGGATGAGTTTGAAGATCGCGAATTTTTAGAACATAATTTAAATTTTTCAACAGCATTATTCCTGCCTAAAAAGTTTGAATGGCGAAATGATATTGATTTTAACTACAATCCAAATATTGGTGTCGGGTTTCAAAAAAGCGCATGGTTTTGGAATTCTACTTTAGCATATTCAGTTTTAAAGGACGCAGGAACTGTTACGTTAAAAGTTTATGACTTGTTAGACCAAAATACGAACGCCAGACGAACGGCAACCCAAAACTACATTCAGGATTCGCAAAGTACCGTTTTAGAACAATATTTCATGTTAAGCTTTAGCTGGAAATTTAATAGCTTAGGGAGTAAAGGTGAAACCAAAGATGATAACTTCTATTGGGATTAA
- the der gene encoding ribosome biogenesis GTPase Der, with amino-acid sequence MSNIVAIVGRPNVGKSTFFNRLIQRREAIVDATSGVTRDRHYGKSDWNGREFSVIDTGGYVKGSDDVFEAEIDKQVEIAIDEADAIIFMVDVESGVTGMDEDVAKLLRKVSKPVFLVVNKVDNAKRAENAVEFYSLGLGDYFTIASINGSGTGDLLDALVDALPEKEIEEETELPRFAVVGRPNAGKSSFINALIGEDRYIVTDVAGTTRDSIDTKYNRFGFEFNLVDTAGIRKKSKVKEDLEFYSVMRSVRAIEHSDVCLVVLDATRGFDGQVQNIFWLAERNRKGIVILVNKWDLVEKDTKTTKEFEKHIREQMEPFTDVPIVFISVLNKQRIYKAIETAVEVYNNRNKKIKTSKLNEIMLPIIENYPPPAYKGKFVKIKYIMQLPTPQPQFAFFCNLPQYVRDGYKRFLENKLREHFDFHGVPVSVYMRKK; translated from the coding sequence ATGAGTAATATAGTTGCCATAGTTGGTCGTCCAAATGTTGGAAAGTCCACCTTCTTTAACCGTTTAATTCAACGTAGAGAAGCTATTGTGGATGCCACAAGTGGTGTAACCAGAGACCGCCATTATGGAAAAAGTGACTGGAATGGCCGTGAGTTTTCAGTCATAGATACTGGCGGTTACGTAAAAGGAAGTGATGATGTTTTTGAAGCTGAAATTGATAAGCAAGTTGAAATTGCTATTGATGAAGCCGATGCTATAATTTTTATGGTAGATGTAGAGTCTGGCGTAACAGGTATGGATGAAGATGTTGCTAAATTGCTTCGTAAGGTGTCCAAACCTGTTTTTTTAGTTGTCAATAAAGTGGATAATGCCAAGCGCGCAGAAAACGCTGTGGAATTCTATTCATTAGGTTTAGGCGATTACTTTACCATTGCTAGTATAAATGGTAGTGGAACTGGCGATTTGCTAGATGCCCTAGTGGACGCCTTGCCAGAAAAAGAAATTGAAGAAGAAACGGAATTGCCTCGTTTTGCAGTGGTTGGTCGTCCAAATGCTGGAAAATCATCATTTATAAATGCCTTAATTGGAGAAGATAGATACATTGTAACGGATGTTGCTGGAACCACTAGAGATTCTATTGACACGAAATACAACCGTTTTGGTTTCGAATTTAATCTGGTGGACACCGCAGGAATTCGTAAAAAATCCAAGGTTAAAGAGGATTTAGAATTTTATTCAGTTATGCGTAGTGTGCGTGCTATTGAACATTCGGACGTTTGTTTGGTGGTATTAGATGCCACGCGTGGATTTGATGGGCAAGTTCAAAACATATTCTGGTTAGCCGAACGAAACCGTAAAGGGATTGTTATTTTGGTTAACAAATGGGATTTGGTTGAAAAAGATACCAAAACAACCAAAGAATTTGAGAAACATATTAGAGAGCAAATGGAACCCTTTACGGATGTGCCCATTGTTTTTATCTCCGTATTAAATAAACAACGTATTTATAAGGCTATCGAAACGGCTGTTGAGGTTTATAATAATCGAAACAAAAAGATCAAGACGAGTAAGCTAAACGAAATTATGTTGCCTATTATTGAAAACTATCCACCACCAGCTTACAAAGGTAAGTTTGTGAAGATAAAATACATTATGCAGTTGCCAACACCGCAACCGCAGTTTGCTTTTTTCTGTAATTTACCACAATACGTAAGAGATGGTTATAAGCGATTTTTAGAAAATAAACTACGTGAGCACTTTGATTTTCATGGTGTTCCTGTGAGCGTTTATATGCGTAAAAAGTAG
- a CDS encoding GTP-binding protein: MSLHTDEIVLRPRFKKELPQSNTDVIQLFADAKKQQSEYIISIIDDHIFLKLPKSKQHFWSPQLHLEVNEVNHETAMLHGLFGPNPTVWTMFMFFHFIVGGLFIGFGVWAYSNWTLDNEFAIQIGVMVLMVIIWIGMYFAGRIGRDSSKDQMHELHEFMEKIINA; encoded by the coding sequence ATGAGTTTACATACAGATGAAATTGTATTACGTCCACGCTTTAAAAAGGAGCTTCCCCAAAGCAATACCGACGTTATCCAGCTATTTGCTGATGCTAAAAAGCAACAATCTGAATATATAATTTCCATTATTGACGATCATATTTTTTTAAAACTCCCAAAAAGCAAACAGCATTTTTGGTCGCCGCAACTGCATTTAGAAGTCAATGAGGTAAACCACGAAACGGCTATGCTCCATGGCTTATTTGGACCCAATCCAACGGTATGGACCATGTTTATGTTTTTTCACTTTATTGTGGGTGGTTTATTTATTGGGTTTGGCGTTTGGGCCTATTCCAATTGGACGCTGGATAACGAATTTGCCATTCAAATTGGTGTCATGGTTCTCATGGTTATTATCTGGATAGGCATGTATTTTGCGGGACGTATTGGTCGTGATTCTAGTAAAGACCAAATGCATGAACTCCATGAATTTATGGAAAAAATTATTAACGCATAA